In Thalassoglobus sp. JC818, a single window of DNA contains:
- a CDS encoding DUF1501 domain-containing protein gives MNRSLNSSDAIARRTFLRRTGLGSVALASLLNQQSLSAVDAASEAPSTGVLDRAHFPARVKRVIHLCMAGGPSHLETFDYKPELAKHDGEGMPSSLTEGQPIAQLQGKELKVLGPQHPFAKCGDSGLEISSVFPYISEWADSLCVIKSMYTEQINHDPAHTFFNTGTVISGRPSMGSWVLYGLGAETQDLPGFIVLTSEGGGQSQPISSRQWHSGFLPSRFQGVQMHSTGSPVHYVSNPPGVGRQQQSDIVDAINGINELRNRDLADPEMTAKIAAYEMAFRMQASVPELIDTSNEPKHIVDMYGCTPGDGSFASNCLLARRLAERGVRFIQLYHRGWDHHGGVKNGVATTAKLVDQATAALLADLQQRGLLEDTLVIWGGEFGRTPMAQGTGRDHHIKGFSMWVAGGGVRPGMSYGATDDFGYNAVEDKVHVRDFHATLLHLLGIDANRFSYKFQGLDFRLTGVEEAHVIRDILS, from the coding sequence ATCGGTCGCGTTGGCGTCTCTGCTCAATCAGCAAAGTCTGTCTGCCGTAGACGCAGCGAGTGAAGCACCATCGACCGGTGTTTTAGATCGCGCTCATTTTCCGGCAAGAGTCAAACGCGTCATTCACTTGTGTATGGCTGGCGGGCCGAGTCATCTTGAGACTTTCGACTACAAGCCTGAACTTGCCAAGCATGATGGCGAAGGAATGCCGTCATCGCTGACGGAAGGCCAGCCGATCGCTCAATTGCAAGGCAAAGAGCTCAAAGTGCTCGGTCCTCAGCATCCCTTTGCGAAATGTGGAGACAGCGGGCTGGAGATCTCTTCGGTCTTTCCTTACATCAGCGAGTGGGCGGACAGCCTCTGTGTCATTAAGTCGATGTACACCGAGCAAATCAATCACGACCCTGCTCATACTTTCTTTAATACAGGCACCGTGATTAGTGGCCGACCCTCCATGGGATCATGGGTGCTGTACGGTTTGGGGGCTGAAACTCAGGATCTACCAGGGTTCATTGTCCTGACAAGCGAAGGCGGCGGTCAAAGCCAGCCGATCAGTTCGCGCCAATGGCACTCCGGATTTCTTCCAAGCCGCTTTCAGGGTGTGCAAATGCACTCAACTGGAAGCCCGGTTCACTATGTGTCGAATCCTCCTGGAGTCGGCCGCCAGCAGCAGTCGGACATAGTCGACGCCATTAATGGGATCAATGAGCTACGGAATCGCGACCTCGCCGATCCAGAGATGACAGCCAAAATCGCGGCCTATGAAATGGCATTTCGAATGCAAGCGTCGGTGCCGGAGTTGATCGACACGTCAAACGAACCCAAACATATCGTCGACATGTATGGGTGCACGCCAGGCGATGGAAGTTTCGCAAGCAATTGCCTGTTGGCACGGCGTCTCGCAGAACGCGGTGTACGTTTTATTCAGCTCTATCATCGTGGATGGGATCATCACGGCGGTGTCAAGAACGGAGTGGCGACGACCGCGAAACTGGTCGATCAGGCAACAGCGGCGCTTCTCGCCGATCTTCAACAAAGAGGTCTTCTTGAGGATACACTCGTTATCTGGGGTGGTGAATTTGGTCGGACACCGATGGCTCAAGGAACTGGCCGCGATCACCACATCAAAGGGTTTTCCATGTGGGTTGCCGGAGGTGGAGTTCGACCCGGGATGTCATACGGAGCAACCGACGACTTCGGATACAATGCTGTCGAGGACAAAGTCCATGTTCGAGACTTTCATGCAACGCTCTTACATCTTCTCGGAATCGACGCGAATCGCTTCTCCTACAAGTTTCAGGGCCTTGATTTTCGTCTGACAGGTGTTGAGGAAGCTCATGTCATTCGAGACATTCTGAGCTAA